In the Arachis hypogaea cultivar Tifrunner chromosome 20, arahy.Tifrunner.gnm2.J5K5, whole genome shotgun sequence genome, CACAGCTCAGGTAAATTGCTTTCTCTTCTCGAATTTATGTTGCACTAatcattttgaaaattatgataaATGATAACTGTTATATTGAGCTACTATTTTAGCATTGTTAGTCTCGTATATTCTAACCTCACACctccattcttttcaattcattgTTCAAGTTTTTGACACTTGAAAAAGttaatgtctttttttttatttttttcctttgaattatttttataGTGCTATAGATGTTGGCAActtttatgttaatattttttgtttttaatttattttagactAATGATGTTGAGAATGAACCTATTACACCAACAACAGCAAGAACATCATCAGGCGGAAGCAATGAAAATCGTGAAGATATTGTTTAGTGTTGCTTTAAAGATTGATTAGTTGTTAATTCTTTCATACTTTTTAGAGTATtatgttgtatttttttattaaacaaacTTATTCAAGTAGTGAACTCATTAGTGGTAGTTgtgaatttattgaattttaacttgtttaatttttaggattagaTATATAAAGATAGTGGTAATTAAAATATTAtgcattttattataatataaagaagttattatttattttaatggcTTATgaattagatttatattttaaataattttactaatattaaattttgccttctaattaatattttataaaataaaaaaaaaactatcactacaaaaaagggttaaaatggcagtttttTATGAAAATTACAGCGGTTACAACTGCCATTATTACCAAAAACGGCGCCTCCAAGAAACGCCGGtattctgggcgccattctggttattacggcggttttctgaaaaccacCGTAATAACCAATGGATAATTCGAcggtttttttatggttaaaatggcggtttaacCAAATAAAATAGCGGTCTTGTTGTTTAAAATGGCGGTCTATAACTGCCATTTTTACCAGGGTTTAAGGCATCCTTCTAGTTTAAAATGGCGATTtttaaccgccatttttacctaGGTTTAATGGCATCCTTTTCATTTAAAAGGGTGGTttctaaccgccgtttttaccaggaTATAATGGCACCATTTTTGTTTAAAATGGCGATTTTTAACCGTTGTTTTTACCTAAGTTTGATGgcaattttatactttttaaaatgaGATTGAAATTACCTACTTGAAGTGACATTTTTTGAACTCAAACTTTAAAATCTATTAATAATCAAAAGGTATAGCCTTAAATCAAACATTATAACAAGATTTTCAATTCATACATGGTCTTCGAAAATCAAGAGTCATAATCcaaaaacaaagtatcaaagataacatttttcaataattcgtcttacaatatatatatatacataaaatctTTATCATGCAAGATCATGCTTCTTGGGTGCTAGCTCCAAAAGATCTACTTCTTAACTCTTTTGGTGATGGAATTTCACTCTCTTGATCCAAtccctacaacaaaaatataattatgagcaCAATAAAAAAGGATAGAAAACTGAATCTGAAActattaatatgaaattattcAATCATCAAAGTTTTATATATGCAGATATCAAACGTCGAAATAGGTCGCAATTCATGACATTTCCTGTTTAACAAAAAAAGAACCAAACGTCAAGATTATTGGAAATGGTAATTAATGCTATTGACACGAGATGTCCCTAATGACAAGACTAAATTAAAAGTACTAATCACAATTAGGCAGTAACTGGATGGAACAGAACAACAAAAAAAGGCCATGATATCTATGATGTCTAAAAATGACAAGAATCAAAAGTACTGAATTTGGTTTCATATTTATCACGTAAATGAAAGCTTAGGTGTCTAAGATGTTTTCATTCACTAAACTTAATGGTTccaagaaattaaaaacaaaagttcCTCAATGAATGCTTGCACACAAGTTATAATACTATTTCCAGCATGGAAATACAGCATACATGCAGTAAGATACAGGGTGTTAAGTAAAGAAAAAcctccttttgagtttgaaagacATAAACCATAGTAGAAGAAATTTCTTTATTGATGATCTTGTCAAATCTGTCCCATcacagaataaaagaaaaaggacaTAAACAAGCCAATCGGTTACGTTACTTTTGTAATTCAgtaataacaaaatgaaaataaagacaacAAAGAAACGATTTCAAAAATAGAACAGATGCAGAAAGAtacttgaaaaatagaaaaagctaTCATACCTCATTTTTGCTCTCTGGAATTGTCTCAATTTTATGGTTTGAAATTTTGTGGAACCCATTCTGAACCATCGGTAAATCTGCATACAAATTAGATAGTAAATACTATATATAAAAACTTATAATATGCCGTAAATTaatagattaaattttttaaaaaaataattttataataataaatatatagattaaaaaatgaacaaaaacttaaattttcaataaatgtatttagtttgagtttttattttttatttttatttttttaaatatttataaatacaaaaattaataaaaataataaattttagatttttgaatttacatcatattttttgtttttctattcacaAAATCTTATAAAGAGAAAACGctaaaaatgaaaatgcaaaccaAATAAACCAATTAACAATGGTTTGGTCGAAGCTACCATCATTATATATGGATCCTTCCATGGACCCTTATCAGAATGCATGCAGCCTCCATGATCAGAACAGGTACAAGTACCTCCAAAAAACTCTAGCAACTCACTATCAATGCAAAAGTAATGGATAAGAACAATGTGGAGTGTAAAAACTAAAATGGAATTAAAAGTAATAATGAGTTATATGGCTCACCTAGCATCAATCACTTCTAGTAATTTGCTTTGATACTTGTTGCCAAGTACCTGTAAATGTAGAAGTAATTTCAGTTTAAATCCTACTTTCCTTGAGAAAATTAAAGAGGATTAATTAGCATACAATCTTTGTTCTCACATGGATCTTTGATGGGGTCTTTGGGTCAAGGAAGGATTTGACAGTGCTCCACAACATTCTGAATCCAGAACCAGCATTGATGATGTACATTTGGCTCAAGGTCTGTAATGAAGGACCCAATTTaatgatattaaaattaaaatctctaCTTCgacataattaaatatttaatcgAGAAATAAACTCTTTTATAATCCATATTTACTATAACAAAAGCAGGGGAAGGACTTACTTCAGAATAGTTGTTGCCATCAATCTTCTGAAGGGCAGTGATGAGCTCTCTGGCATGTTTGCTGAAGTTCTTAAGCCCCTGCAACATGcgtcaaaaacaaaaattaataagtaTTCTGTAGAACAACATGAAAtcaatttttaatcattttagaaAATACTTATTGATATTAACTAATATTGGCAAGAAGTTCTTAAAAAGTGTGTATTGAGGAGTTAccaattgatttttaattgatgactaagaataataaattctaatggtCTTTTAATATTCTTTCacgttaacaattattttttcaattttgtatGCCTCCATTATTATGAAGCTTTGTAGCATGCATTACTAAGAATGAACCTGAGCAACATGTGATAGTCATCGTGCTTGGAAGGGAGAAGCTCATTCAAAATGAGAGCTTGGCGAAACTCATCAACAATTTTGGCCTCACCAACATCACGAAAATCCTCTATTTCAAGGGACATAACCTTGCTACTACTTCACCTCCCCTTCCTCTTGAAAGAATTTCTCAGTTTCTTTTTCAACGAACCCACCCGGTTAGTCTTTTCTGAGACTGAAACATAAACAATCATAATAATATAAGTGAAGATTTCATAAATCAtcttcttttataatttaaactCATAAGTAGAAATTATGAATAGTTCTATATATTTCTAACATAAGGTAATGGCTGGTTTAAATTCAAACCTGCCGGGGGAGAAAGAGGTGCAGACATATTGTTGCTTTTGTTGAATGCTTCTGCTTGGTATTGTCATCTAGCAATGTGCAAAGTGgaagtataaataaataataaatagcaaTGTGAGAAGAGGCAAGGCAGTacatattttgttttgtttgcttaaAGAAGAGGCAGGGCAAAAAATTTAATTACCTTCTCCAAAAGATAAGCTATCATGTTGCTGTAAAAATTCAGAATATTCTGCTAAGGCCCTTAGATTCTCCGGATAGATTCaagaaagcaaaaaaagaaactacaaaaaagaaagctaaaaaataaactacaaagcCAAAAAAGAAACTACAAATTACAGTTCATATATAGCATCCAAAATGAGATAAATAAACATGGTAGTTGGTCACGCATTAGATCAGTTCTTAAGTCCTTCCATTGAGACTGAAAAATCAAATATAAGCATCTTTTAGACATACCAGAAACCACATTTCATATCAAATAGCAATTGCAAGAACTACCTGTTATGTTCCCCTAAACACAACCACCAACCTCCTCCTGTGGAATCACGCCAAATTGCAACCTGAGGGTTTCAATTATTAGCTAATTGAAAGAAGTATATTGAATGAGATATCTGCATAAATGGTATTTAGGGTGATACACTGCAATTGTTAGAGTAGCAATGTAGCATACATATTGTAGAAGAGATAAGAAAAGACCTACGTGTCTGTGAATGCATTATCTAAGAAACATATTTTTCAAACTCAGACTTAATGTAACTAGGATGACCAAGTGAAGTGGTCATCATTGCCCAAGCCTCCACAGCACTTTCTGCAGTTGAAAAAAGTGCTCTCATCTCTTCAGCTTTCTTTTCATCCAACAGTAATCCATTCTGTGGGAAGAAACTCCAGACTAATAGAATATTGTGTGTCATCACCTCCTACTTTGGTGCAATCTTCTTTGATTTCTTTCTCTTCCAAAGAACGtgctttatttttcatttttgaaattGTTGTAGTCAGAAGCATTAAACCACCTAAAATTGAATAAGTCTGTCTAATTAAATTCTCTGTTGCTTTTTTGACCTCTGGAAGTGAAGATTGAATTACAGCAATGGCAGGTTGATCACTTGTTTTATCATTATTCCTTGTATTATCCTTATCACTTCTTTGATCTTTATCATCCGTACTTCCTGGTAATGCAAGTCCAAactgaatatatatattttctgcAATATTTTGTGACTGTGAGCCAATTTTATTTAGAAACTCCAACCCATCCCACTTTAACTTCTCTAGAACAGAGAGGCCTAGCTTTTGAATAATGTTAGCATTAATAACATTAGCAAAAATTTTCCAGAAGAGTTTATTTGACAGCTCTTCATCACTAAATTGTTTTGATGAATCAGAATCTTAACTAGTAAATTAAGATATGATTAATTCACACATGCTCCATCtctaattaacaaaaattaattcaCTAGTAAATTTGTAGAACATACACTAGTAAATCTCATAAGTTAACTAAGACAACATGAACAAACATAGATACTACACATTCGCTCTCCCTCTTATTAAATGTATGAAAGGAAGGCAAGGGAAGAATGAAGATACCTCCAAGCGTTCCCTTTTCCCATGTATTAATGAAAGGATGGTTTTTCCAAGTGTAGTAGAATTTTGCAGCTCAAGCCTTGAGTTTCAAACCGATTGTATAGCTTGTGCCTCCTCGTCAAAGATCCTCAAAACATGGCTGGAATCCCCATTCTGCCAcatcaaattaataaaaatcaaatcaatCATGCATGCATCAAAATCAAGCAAGAACATAAAAACAGTAATAGATAGAATCACCAAAACCAGAGCATGATAAAAATTCAAGTACATACTGCTAGTCCCAGAAGCTTTGCTCTCTCTTTAGCTTCTGTGATCTGTTTctgattttttatgttatatttatctaaagACTGTCTCAGAGAGTCAGCCTCTTCAGCTATCTGTTCCACTTTTCTGCACCAAAATTCACAGCGCAACCACTTCAACATCAACCActggcaaaagaaaagaaaagaaaaaaacactaGATTCCAAACTTTGTACACAAACTGCATGCATTTATTTCATCGATTGCATATACTTCGTTTATTTCAAAGGCATTATGGCCTAATAACAAACGTGTTGCAGAAACAGAATTTTCGATTAGAACTTATTCAGACTAGGTTAAAAAATGGCGAAGGAGGAGGATGATTCGGAACGAACCTTTTCTAGAGATCGCGTTGAGATTTGGCGGCGATGGAGCACCATAATCGATCAATCTGGACGCATAGGGATTGGATCTGAGAGATGTcgttggagagggagagggagagatcaGAGGAGGCGGAGTAGTCGAGGTGCTTGAGGCGTTCCATGCAGTTGCGCGTATTTAGGAGGAGCTTCTTCGCGCTTTGATAAACATCCAATAACGTTGCTCCGCCGCCTTCCATAGTGGCGCTTAGTGCTGGTAGTGAGTGTGGTGGTTTTTTCGGAGCTCCGAGGAGAAGAAGCTAAACGTCAGGGAGAGAGAGAATCTGTGAATTGAAGAAACATAGAAATCGGAGCTCCGATGAATGCTGACAAGTCTTCAGATCGAAGCCAAATTGTAGAGGCTCAATGAAGGCAACGACAACGGCGTTGCTTGCAACTGCGAGGAGATGAGCTACAACAAGGGAATGAGCGACAGCGAGGAGTTGAAAGACAAATCAGTGGAAGATGAACAACGGCAAGAAATTAGGATTCGACATTGACATCATCCTCACGTTCTCATATGCAACAATACTAATCACACTCTCGTATCCAACATCactcaaattaaaaaagaaaacaaattttaTGGCGGTTCCAAACGCCACAATCAACTAAAGCCGCCACAAAAACCATGAGCATTATGGTATAAGTTAGTGCTGCCAAAATTAACAAACATAATGGCAGTTTTTTTAACCTGCCATAAAATTAGTGCCATTTTTACCAacatttttttgtagtgtataCATATGTATAACGTAAATATTATGGCAATTGTATTTGTGCAGCACATCTCAAATTGCGATGGTTTACAACtcccacaaaacaaaaaataatttttagtctaAGTAATTCATAGGGATTCAAAACCCCCACAACCTGAACTAAAACTGCCGTAAAACAGTACTGTTGGATGCCTTTGGAAACCAACGCAATATTCATCAAACTGCCACAAATAGCGGAGGGCAAAAATcaccataattttttttgttttgaaaaaatttcCGTAATTGTATTGCAAAACACCTAACCTTGTCGGTTTACTAAACCGCTGTAACACAATTTGCGGGGGTTCAAAACCGCCGCAAATCCAAAAAAAACTCCTGCAAATTAGCATGTTTTTTGTAGTGAGCAACGTTAATAGTATTCAGTGACTCTCAAGTAATAACTTCTTAAGTGAATGTGACCTACCAAACTAGATATCCCAACATGAAGAAGTATTTGAAAGAAACATTGGAACAATTAACTCAATTCCATGAAGCAGAGGTTCGACATATAATTCGGGAATCCAATACCCGAGCTGACACCCTTTCTAAATTGGCCAATACCAAGTCAGGGGACAACAATAGAAGCTTGATCTAGGAAACTCTCCACACACCATCAGTTGTCAAAGAAGTCGACAAGTCAAACACATTGACTATCACCAATCTAAACTTGGATTGGATGACTCCTATTATCgaatatctcaaattcaatattgtacctaaagaagaaaggaaagcaaggaggcTCATA is a window encoding:
- the LOC112786262 gene encoding phosphatidylinositol/phosphatidylcholine transfer protein SFH12; protein product: MSLEIEDFRDVGEAKIVDEFRQALILNELLPSKHDDYHMLLRFILSNGLKNFSKHARELITALQKIDGNNYSETLSQMYIINAGSGFRMLWSTVKSFLDPKTPSKIHVLGNKYQSKLLEVIDASELLEFFGGTCTCSDHGGCMHSDKGPWKDPYIMMIYRWFRMGSTKFQTIKLRQFQRAKMRFDKIINKEISSTMVYVFQTQKEGLDQESEIPSPKELRSRSFGASTQEA